A window from Chaetodon trifascialis isolate fChaTrf1 chromosome 5, fChaTrf1.hap1, whole genome shotgun sequence encodes these proteins:
- the rgs14b gene encoding regulator of G-protein signaling 14: MAKNCNALGIPVGHMSQAVSDGELNMSARGCGGSSSSLPGTPGGEAGPASGVLSWAVSFEKLLEDPSGVHYFTSFLRSEVSAENILFWQACEKFRKIPAASLDELKAAARSIYDTYLSESAPYSVNIDDTAKTEEKDLEQPTPDMFNKAQTQIFKLMKMDSYRRFVRSPLYQTCTLASVEGKPLPQPVRMGSWEDMATRSSSSSDKKNKTSDSNSLPGGKSASEKQRQKRGSWGDASNIHGLVTRKELHTSVKSSSSVELGSLYRQIENGRSSPRSPEQGGGGGSRLGVEGGYCCVYLPDGSASLAPTPNGQPIKDMLASLCEKRGFPLKDVIIYLHGKDKQPLSLDQDCSVLRDQQVSLELRVTFALEIAFTGKTVGIMVKSSKTLQDALSAVLHKHHLKQQEALVTMVGSDEPVNMSSTVFRLANKTLRLDKTKGRDVSRASGPAAATQAGAGSAGGLETRSSLLTDRAKTQPKPSKNRDMDGLLDMLTRAQCCRVDDQRGLLTKEQLEVPLFLQLSSDQGPDPEPEEVSTTSSTTADKTSSATSSAGAEQETPDSAQSEPKDLRETVV, from the exons ATGGCGAAGAACTGCAACGCTTTAGGGATTCCTGTGGGCCACATG AGCCAGGCAGTGTCAGATGGAG AGTTGAACATGTCTGCACGCGGCTGTGGAGGAAGCAGCTCCAGCCTTCCAGGGACTCCGGGCGGTGAGGCCGGCCCGGCCAGCGGCGTCCTGAGCTGGGCTGTCTCCTTTGAGAAACTATTGGAGGACCCCTCTGGAGTCCACTATTTTACG TCCTTCTTGAGGTCTGAGGTGAGTGCGGAGAACATCTTATTCTGGCAGGCTTGTGAAAAGTTCAGGAAGATCCCAGCCGCCTCCTTGGATGAG ctgaaagcagcagctcgCTCCATCTACGACACCTACCTGTCTGAAAGTGCTCCCTACTCGGTCAACATCGACGACACAGCCAAGACTGAGGAGAAGGATCTGGAACAGCCCACACCTGACATGTTCAACAAGGCtcaaacacag atATTTAAACTGATGAAGATGGACAGCTACAGGCGCTTTGTGCGCTCTCCTCTCTACCAGACCTGCACTTTGGCAAGTGTAGAAGGCAAACCTCTACCTCAGCCAGTCCGCATGGGATCTTGGGAGGACATGGCCACGAGAAGCAGCTCATCAAGTGATAAGAAG AACAAGACGTCAGACTCTAACAGCTTGCCAGGTGGCAAGAGTGCCTCTGAGAAACAGCGTCAGAAAAGAGGATCGTGGGGAG ATGCATCCAACATCCATGGCTTAGTCACCCGAAAAGAGTTGCACACGTCAGTCAAGTCAAGCAGCAGTGTTGAGCTTGGCTCCCTCTACAGGCAGATCGAG AACGGCAGATCAAGTCCCCGGTCTCCAGAGcagggtggtggaggtgggagtCGGCTAGGGGTAGAGGGGGGATACTGCTGCGTCTACCTGCCTGATGGCAGTGCCTCCCTGGCCCCCACACCTAATGGCCAACCCATCAAAGACATGCTTGCCAGCTTGTGTGAGAAGAGGGGCTTCCCACTGAAAGATGTCATCATCTACCTTCATGGCAAAGACAAG CAGCCCTTATCGCTGGACCAGGACTGCTCCGTACTGAGAGATCAGCAGGTCTCTCTTGAGCTCAGGGTGACGTTTGC GCTGGAGATTGCCTTCACCGGAAAGACAGTGGGGATCATGGTGAAGTCCAGTAAGACGCTGCAGGACGCCCTCTCTGCGGTGCTACACAAACACCATCTCAAGCAGCAAGAGGCCCTGGTCACCATG GTTGGAAGCGACGAGCCCGTGAACATGTCCAGCACTGTGTTCAGATTGGCCAATAAGACGCTACGGCTTGACAAAACCAAAG GGAGGGATGTTTCCAGAGCCAGTGGtccagctgcagccacacag GCAGGAGCAGGGAGCGCAGGTGGTCTGGAGACCAGATCGTCGCTGCTGACGGACAGAGCCAAGACTCAGCCCAAGCCCAGTAAGAACCGCGACATGGATG GGTTACTGGACATGCTGACGAGGGCTCAGTGCTGCAGGGTGGATGACCAGCGAGGCCTGCTGAccaaagagcagctggaggtcCCTCTGTTCCTGCAGCTGTCCTCAGACCAGGGACCGGACCCCGAGCCAGAAGAGGTCAGCACAACCAGCTCCACCACCGCAGACAAGACGTCATCAGCTACAAGTTCAgctggagcagagcaggaaaccCCCGACTCTGCTCAGTCTGAACCCAAAGACTTGAGGGAAACAGTggtttga